A portion of the Coturnix japonica isolate 7356 chromosome 4, Coturnix japonica 2.1, whole genome shotgun sequence genome contains these proteins:
- the UCHL1 gene encoding ubiquitin carboxyl-terminal hydrolase isozyme L1: MAWQPMEINPEMLNKVLSRLGVSPGWRFVDVLGFEEEALGAVPSPACALLLLFPLTEQHENFRKQQTEKIKDQEISSKVYFLKQTVSNSCGTIGLIHAVANNKDKVKLDEGSALKKFLDETADLSPEERAKRFANNKAIQEVHNSVAQEGQCRVEDNSVNFHFILFANVDGHLYELDGRLPFPVNHGTSSDDLLLKDSAKICRQFTEREKGEVRFSAVAFCKSA, from the exons ATGGCGTGGCAGCCCATGGAGATCAACCCCGAG ATGCTGAACAAA GTGCTGTCCCGTCTCGGGGTGAGCCCCGGCTGGCGCTTCGTGGACGTGCTGGGCTTCGAGGAGGAGGCGCTGGGTGCCGTGCCCAGCCCGGCCTGcgccctgctgctgctcttcccccTCACCGAGCAG CATGAGAACTTTAGGAAACAAcagactgagaaaataaaggacCAAGAAATCAGTTCCAAGGTGTATTTCCTGAAGCAGACTGTCAGTAACTCCTGTGGGACCATTGGTCTGATACATGCTGTTGCTAATAACAAAGACAAAGTTAAACTTG ATGAGGGGTCTGCCCTGAAGAAATTTCTTGATGAAACAGCTGATCTGTCACCTGAAGAGAGAGCTAAGCGTTTTGCAAATAATAAG GCTATACAAGAAGTCCACAACTCCGTTGCACAAGAAGGACAGTGTCGG GTTGAGGACAACAGTGTGAACTTCCACTTCATCCTGTTTGCTAATGTGGATGGACATCTGTATGAATTGG ATGGCCGTTTGCCGTTTCCTGTAAACCATGGCACAAGCTCAGATGACTTGCTATTGAAG gattCTGCTAAGATCTGCAGGCAATTTACAGAACGTGAAAAAGGAGAAGTTCGTTTTTCTGCTGTGGCTTTCTGCAAGTCCGCCTGA